One genomic segment of Oculatellaceae cyanobacterium includes these proteins:
- the psaK gene encoding photosystem I reaction center subunit PsaK, with product MLHLTLLTIAQSTVPPTPSWTPTIGLVMVLCNLLAIAIGRFAIQKPGEGPDLPVSKPALFRNFNLPELLATMSFGHIIGVRFVD from the coding sequence TTGCTTCACTTAACTTTACTTACAATTGCACAGTCAACCGTTCCCCCCACCCCAAGCTGGACTCCTACTATCGGTCTAGTAATGGTACTCTGTAACCTTTTAGCGATTGCTATTGGTCGCTTTGCCATCCAAAAGCCTGGTGAAGGCCCAGACTTGCCAGTGTCTAAGCCCGCATTGTTCCGCAATTTTAACTTGCCTGAATTACTAGCCACAATGAGTTTTGGTCACATCATCGGAGTGCGATTCGTTGACTAG